The following proteins are encoded in a genomic region of Nitrospirota bacterium:
- a CDS encoding MBL fold metallo-hydrolase, translating into MAERSDFIIFKPYYLDCLAHASYLIGDEATKLAAVIDPQRDIDHYVNDAEAIGLHIRYVFLTHFHADFLAGHLELRERTGAEIYLGAKAQAEYAFFPVEDGDVVEFGQVRFHVLETPGHTLEAISILLYDLARDDRKPYAVFTGDTLFIGDVGRPDLMVSQGVSADELAGWLYDSLHTKLLALPDDTLVYPSHGAGSMCGRNLSEKRVSTIGTQRRHNYALQPMNKAAFVKLVTTNQPEAPQYFRHAAEFNRLAYPILEQAVAALKPLSVEVVLEAQRNGVQLLDVREPADFAGAHLCSSLNIALGGRFATRAARGPAACWTSRHRLSSSPTGAGARSGHTARPNRIRPCAGVSGGRDERADKQAGADRTDETGHRRGACGTTHEPPAAPRAGRAHRG; encoded by the coding sequence ATGGCAGAAAGGAGCGACTTCATAATCTTTAAACCCTATTACCTCGACTGTTTGGCTCACGCGTCCTATTTGATCGGTGATGAAGCCACGAAACTGGCAGCGGTGATCGATCCGCAGCGCGATATTGACCACTATGTGAACGATGCAGAAGCGATAGGACTCCATATTCGTTACGTCTTTCTCACCCACTTTCATGCCGATTTTCTCGCCGGGCACCTGGAGCTCCGGGAACGGACCGGCGCCGAGATCTACCTCGGCGCCAAGGCGCAGGCGGAGTACGCGTTCTTCCCGGTGGAGGATGGGGATGTCGTGGAGTTCGGGCAAGTCCGTTTCCACGTTCTGGAGACCCCCGGGCATACGCTCGAGGCGATCTCCATCCTCCTCTACGACTTGGCCAGGGACGACAGGAAACCTTACGCGGTCTTCACCGGCGACACCCTGTTCATCGGGGACGTCGGCCGGCCCGATTTGATGGTCTCGCAGGGCGTCTCTGCCGATGAGCTGGCCGGATGGCTGTACGACTCACTCCACACGAAGCTGCTCGCCCTTCCCGATGACACGCTGGTCTATCCCTCCCACGGAGCTGGCTCGATGTGCGGCAGGAATCTCAGCGAAAAGCGAGTCTCCACGATCGGAACGCAACGCCGGCACAACTATGCACTGCAGCCCATGAACAAAGCCGCCTTCGTCAAACTGGTGACCACGAACCAGCCCGAAGCGCCGCAGTACTTCCGCCATGCGGCAGAGTTCAATCGGCTGGCTTACCCAATCCTGGAGCAGGCGGTGGCGGCGCTCAAGCCGCTCAGCGTGGAGGTGGTCCTGGAGGCACAGCGGAACGGCGTGCAGCTTTTGGATGTCCGCGAGCCGGCCGACTTCGCCGGGGCGCATCTTTGCAGCAGCCTGAATATCGCGCTGGGCGGAAGGTTCGCCACGCGGGCCGCACGTGGGCCGGCAGCCTGCTGGACAAGTCGACACCGATTGTCCTCATCGCCGACCGGGGCGGGAGCAAGAAGCGGCCATACGGCTCGGCCGAATCGGATACGACCGTGTGCTGGGGTATCTGGCGGGAGGGATGAGCGCGCTGACAAACAGGCCGGAGCTGATCGGACAGACGAAACGGGTCACCGGCGGGGCGCTTGCGGAACTACTCATGAGCCGCCAGCCGCTCCTCGTGCTGGACGTGCGCACCGAGGGTGA
- a CDS encoding rhodanese-like domain-containing protein, with protein MSRQPLLVLDVRTEGEWQAGHIEGSVKIPLTQLRARASELHQSRPIVVSCQSGYRSSIATSLLAREGMADVIDLVGGYEAWAKTWGRRKKIAT; from the coding sequence ATGAGCCGCCAGCCGCTCCTCGTGCTGGACGTGCGCACCGAGGGTGAATGGCAGGCGGGACATATCGAGGGCAGTGTGAAGATTCCCCTCACTCAGCTTCGGGCTCGCGCCTCGGAGTTACACCAGAGCCGGCCGATCGTGGTCAGTTGCCAAAGTGGATATCGGTCTTCCATCGCTACGAGTCTGCTGGCCCGAGAGGGGATGGCCGACGTGATCGACCTTGTTGGGGGATATGAAGCCTGGGCAAAAACCTGGGGGAGGCGGAAGAAGATTGCGACGTGA
- a CDS encoding DUF2892 domain-containing protein has translation MRTQRETACYATAAVESGKGKTQALSLNLNEWLRLIAGAFVLLALVLGATVHPYWNYFAAFVAVNLLQSAFTGWCPMMAFLRKLGVEE, from the coding sequence ATGAGAACCCAACGTGAAACGGCTTGCTATGCGACCGCTGCGGTCGAGTCCGGGAAAGGCAAGACGCAGGCTCTGTCTCTCAACCTCAATGAATGGCTACGCTTGATCGCCGGCGCGTTCGTGCTGCTCGCACTGGTCCTCGGCGCGACGGTCCATCCGTACTGGAACTATTTCGCGGCCTTCGTGGCGGTGAACCTGCTGCAGTCGGCATTCACCGGCTGGTGTCCCATGATGGCCTTTTTGCGGAAGTTGGGCGTCGAAGAGTAG
- a CDS encoding cytochrome-c peroxidase — protein MTIDGVTVPEIGPLPTAVPVPATNLKYKAKVDLDRQLYFDGRLSKNGAVSCAFCHNPGTGFADPRQTSIGVGGGVGGRQAPTVYNTGFLPFQFSDGRAGSLEGQAIGPIQNRVEMAETRENVVKKLSQPVPQSRGPAGRASEGRPWPLLRHAA, from the coding sequence GTGACAATCGACGGGGTCACCGTGCCTGAGATTGGTCCGCTGCCGACAGCGGTGCCGGTCCCGGCCACGAACCTCAAATACAAGGCCAAGGTGGACCTGGACAGGCAGCTCTACTTCGATGGACGGCTCTCCAAGAACGGCGCAGTCTCCTGTGCCTTCTGCCACAATCCTGGGACGGGCTTTGCCGATCCGCGCCAAACCTCGATCGGCGTGGGGGGTGGCGTCGGCGGCCGGCAAGCACCGACCGTCTACAACACGGGATTTCTTCCGTTCCAGTTCTCGGACGGCCGCGCCGGCTCGCTGGAAGGGCAGGCGATCGGACCGATCCAGAATCGGGTGGAAATGGCCGAGACGCGCGAGAACGTCGTGAAGAAACTCAGCCAACCGGTTCCACAATCTCGGGGTCCCGCAGGCCGGGCCTCAGAAGGAAGACCTTGGCCGCTACTACGTCACGCGGCATGA
- a CDS encoding DUF1264 domain-containing protein, which produces MRKYVFVAAILSVVGSIGLTPVQGSAEPKSPVDGFDIHVQAPHMMHDGTPGGPFHHYCKGISDKILQCLLFESTDPKAKLVAVEYFVAKDLSRKLPPVQWHRHFHDHKVEIATGRVQVLDMPSDQAAKVAEAASKTDGVIYHLWQQGQEFPDGTVTFPQSLGHKFTGYTEH; this is translated from the coding sequence ATGAGGAAATACGTATTCGTTGCCGCAATCCTCAGTGTAGTTGGAAGCATTGGGCTCACCCCAGTGCAAGGTAGTGCCGAACCGAAATCGCCGGTCGATGGATTTGATATTCATGTCCAGGCGCCGCACATGATGCATGATGGCACTCCGGGCGGGCCGTTCCACCATTACTGCAAGGGCATTTCCGACAAGATTCTCCAATGTCTGCTGTTCGAGTCCACGGATCCCAAGGCCAAACTTGTTGCGGTTGAATACTTTGTGGCCAAAGACCTGTCCAGGAAACTCCCACCGGTTCAATGGCACCGCCATTTCCATGATCACAAGGTCGAGATCGCCACTGGTCGGGTGCAAGTGCTGGACATGCCGTCCGACCAAGCGGCCAAAGTCGCCGAGGCCGCATCCAAGACGGACGGTGTTATTTATCATCTGTGGCAACAAGGCCAGGAGTTCCCCGATGGCACGGTGACCTTTCCGCAGTCCCTTGGGCACAAGTTCACCGGATACACTGAGCACTGA
- a CDS encoding c-type cytochrome: MDQSIRHSAPSGGKGLSVLLSFVVILALPWASPAWSADAEVLKARVPPDQLEAARAVTNPFPMTPENIEKGRALYHGKAFCVTCHGRDGKGLTDVEGLRGKLPRNFTDKAWQKARTDGELFWILRNGSPGTDMASFIPLVLTEDEAWHVLLYVRSFGQP, encoded by the coding sequence ATGGATCAATCCATTCGACACTCGGCCCCGTCTGGAGGAAAGGGGCTTTCCGTTCTCCTTTCTTTTGTCGTCATCCTCGCGCTGCCATGGGCTTCCCCAGCCTGGAGCGCCGACGCGGAGGTACTGAAGGCCCGTGTGCCTCCTGATCAACTGGAGGCGGCCCGTGCGGTGACCAACCCGTTCCCCATGACCCCGGAGAATATAGAGAAGGGCAGGGCGCTGTATCACGGTAAAGCGTTTTGTGTCACTTGCCACGGACGCGATGGCAAAGGGTTGACTGATGTCGAGGGCCTGCGCGGGAAGTTGCCGCGGAACTTCACCGACAAGGCCTGGCAGAAGGCGAGGACGGACGGCGAACTGTTCTGGATTCTCCGGAATGGAAGTCCGGGAACGGATATGGCGTCGTTCATCCCGCTCGTGCTGACCGAAGATGAAGCCTGGCACGTGCTGCTCTATGTGCGATCGTTCGGTCAACCGTGA